From Carnobacterium alterfunditum DSM 5972:
CACTATTTAATGCCAATCCGATAACTTCACGCGCTCCATCGATCAGCATAAGCTCATTTGTTAATTCTTCACTCCACAAATCATCCCAATGTTGGATAGCCTTCTCATCGATGAATTTGTCATTGTAAATGATCCCCAAGGTCCCCCAAAAGTAAGGAATAGAATAGTGGTTATTTGGATCAAACAGCTGATCTAAAAATTGAGCATCAATATTATCGAGACCTCTTATCTTTGAGTGATCCAATTCAATCAGCAAGTTCTCATCGATCATTCGTTCAATCATGTATTCACTAGGGACGGCCAAATCATAATTCGTTCCCCCTTGTTCAATTTTTGTATACATAGCTTCATTAGAGTCGAAGGTTTCATAGGTTACTCTATAACCCGTTTCCTCTTCAAATTTAGTGATCAATTCTGGATCAATGTAATCTCCCCAGTTATACAAATTCAAACTATTTTCTCCTGTAATTCCTTGGGCCTTTTCCAATTGATTGGCACCAACATATAATCCGCCACAAATAGCTAAAATAACGATTATCATAACACCTAATTTTTTCATCGCATGCCCACCGCCTCAGCATGTTGTTGTTTTTTATTTTTTTGTTTTTTTGTCATATTGTGTTGTTGGATAAAGTAATAACCAATAACAAGAATCAAAGCGAAAATAAACAGCAAAGCACTTAGAGCATTGATTTCTAAGCTGACTCCTTGTCGCGCTCTTGAATAGATTTCGACTGCTAAGGTTGTAAAACCATTACCTGTTACAAAAAAGGTTACCGCAAAATCATCCAGTGAATAAGTGAAAGCCATAAAATAACCTGCTAAAATACCTGGAGCGATACTTGGCAAAACAATTTTCCCCATTACTTGCCAAGTATTCGCACCAAGATCTCGCGCGGCTTTGAGCATTGTGTCGTTCATTTCTTGTAATTTAGGTAAAATCATCAAGACAACGATTGGGATACTAAAAGCAACGTGTGACAATAAAACAGATATGAAGCCTAAACGAAATCCAATAAAGGTAAATAAAATCAAAAAACTAGCTCCAATAATAACATCAGGTGAAACCAATAAAATATTGTTAAAGCTCAATACGGCATTCCTGGTTTTCCTCTTCTTCAAGAAGTAGATCCCAATCGCTCCAAATGTACCAATAATAGTAGCTAGCAAAGAGGACAACAATGCAATAAGAAGCGTGTCCAAAACGATCCCAATCAAACGTGTATCTTCAAATACTGCTATATAATTGTCTAATGTAAAGCCGGTAAAGCTGTTCATTGTTCCACCATCATTGAATGAGTAAAAGATCAAAAAGGCGATTGGTGAATATAAAACGACGAACACAGCAATAAGATACAGATTAGACCATTTAAATCGTTTATTTTTCATTTACGAACTGCCCCTTTCTTTTTCTTTTCTCCCGTAAAGAGCATGATGAGGATCATTGCAATGATCAATACCACGCCGATCGTTGAACCCATTCCCCAATTTTGTGTAACTAAGAAATGTTGTTCAATAGCTGTACCTAACGTAATGACACGGTTTCCGCCAATTAAACGGGTCAACATAAAGAGTGATAACGATGGAATAAAGACCGCTTGAACACCGCTTTTAACGCCATTAAGGGTCAGAGGAAATACTACTCTTTTAAATGTTTCAAAACTATTTGCGCCTAAATCACGACTAGCTCTGATAAATGAAGGATTCATTTCTTCAAGTGCATTAAAAATAGGTAAAATCATAAATGGGATTTGAATATATGTCGCAACAACCAAGAAACTAAGATCGGTAAATAAAATTTGCTGTCTTCCTATTCCTACAAAAGAAAGAAAGTCGTTCACTGTTCCATTTGCACTAAAAATCCCAATAAAGGCATAAGCTTTCAATAATAAATTGATCCATGTTGGTAAAATAATCAATAAGAGCCATAATTGTTTATGTTTTGTTTTGCTTAACAAATACGCCGTTGGGTAACTAATGAATAATGTAAATATGGTGATCAAGAAAGCATACCAAAATGAATTCAAGGTCATTCTAAGATAGGTACCTGATTGAAAATATGTTTGATAATTCCCTAAAGTAAACTGCCCATCAACGTTGAAAAAAGATTGATATACGATCAAGATCAAAGGAGCAGCAACAAATAAGAGCAACCAAAAGGTGTAGGGTATAAAATAGAATACATTAGCTTTTTTTGTCATTTTTCTCCTCCTATTCTTCTTCGTAACTTTCAAGACGAGCGTCAAATTCTTGTTCTGATTCATTAAATCGCATAACGTGGATGTCTTCTGGTTCAAAGTACAAGCCTACTTCATTTCCAACGACCGCTTTTTTAGTCGAGTGCACCATCCATTCATTGTTGTCTTGGTCATAGCCGATGATCTCATAATGCACACCGCGGAATAATTGCGTGTCTACTTTGACTGACAGCTTTCCTTTTTCGACTGTGGTTAAGACTAAATCTTCTGGACGTAAAACGACTTCTACTTTTTCATTTGGCTTCATTCCCGCATCTACACACTCAAATGTATGCCCAACAAAGGCAACTTCATAGTCTTGGACCATTGTGCCTTTAATGATATTGCTCTCCCC
This genomic window contains:
- a CDS encoding ABC transporter substrate-binding protein, producing MKKLGVMIIVILAICGGLYVGANQLEKAQGITGENSLNLYNWGDYIDPELITKFEEETGYRVTYETFDSNEAMYTKIEQGGTNYDLAVPSEYMIERMIDENLLIELDHSKIRGLDNIDAQFLDQLFDPNNHYSIPYFWGTLGIIYNDKFIDEKAIQHWDDLWSEELTNELMLIDGAREVIGLALNSEGHSLNSKDDDQLAAAAVKLESLTPNVKAIVADEIKMYMIQEEAAAAVTFSGEASEMLWENENLHYVIPSEGSNLWFDNFVIPKTAKNFDAAYAFINFMLEPENAAQNAEYVGYSTPNKEAMKLLPSEIIEDEQFYPNEATMENLEVYEDLGSEYISIYNDYFLEFKMHRK
- a CDS encoding ABC transporter permease, with the translated sequence MKNKRFKWSNLYLIAVFVVLYSPIAFLIFYSFNDGGTMNSFTGFTLDNYIAVFEDTRLIGIVLDTLLIALLSSLLATIIGTFGAIGIYFLKKRKTRNAVLSFNNILLVSPDVIIGASFLILFTFIGFRLGFISVLLSHVAFSIPIVVLMILPKLQEMNDTMLKAARDLGANTWQVMGKIVLPSIAPGILAGYFMAFTYSLDDFAVTFFVTGNGFTTLAVEIYSRARQGVSLEINALSALLFIFALILVIGYYFIQQHNMTKKQKNKKQQHAEAVGMR
- a CDS encoding ABC transporter permease — translated: MTKKANVFYFIPYTFWLLLFVAAPLILIVYQSFFNVDGQFTLGNYQTYFQSGTYLRMTLNSFWYAFLITIFTLFISYPTAYLLSKTKHKQLWLLLIILPTWINLLLKAYAFIGIFSANGTVNDFLSFVGIGRQQILFTDLSFLVVATYIQIPFMILPIFNALEEMNPSFIRASRDLGANSFETFKRVVFPLTLNGVKSGVQAVFIPSLSLFMLTRLIGGNRVITLGTAIEQHFLVTQNWGMGSTIGVVLIIAMILIMLFTGEKKKKGAVRK